In a single window of the Raphanus sativus cultivar WK10039 unplaced genomic scaffold, ASM80110v3 Scaffold3818, whole genome shotgun sequence genome:
- the LOC130506949 gene encoding uncharacterized protein LOC130506949 — MTLFKQPCLYSKLDKEDPEEVSHRRAKFLIYKTLQKVDVVSRRSSHPSSFLRMKLLRLKAKIGKSLTKLRRNIESAVRFGGIQKHSQSSMRALKKMFHGGATNGLPRPIFALEV; from the coding sequence ATGACCCTCTTCAAACAGCCATGTCTTTACTCAAAGCTGGACAAGGAAGACCCAGAAGAGGTGTCTCACCGACGAGCCAAGTTCTTGATTTACAAAACGCTTCAAAAGGTCGACGTGGTGTCTCGTCGTTCTTCTCATCCGTCGTCCTTTCTAAGGATGAAGCTGTTAAGGTTGAAGGCCAAGATCGGTAAGAGTTTGACTAAGCTACGTCGGAACATAGAATCCGCCGTTAGATTTGGCGGAATTCAAAAGCATTCTCAAAGCAGCATGAGAGCCTTGAAGAAGATGTTCCACGGTGGTGCAACCAATGGACTACCAAGGCCTATTTTCGCTCTTGAagtttga